A portion of the Haemophilus influenzae genome contains these proteins:
- a CDS encoding NupC/NupG family nucleoside CNT transporter yields MDAFISILGIFVLLGIAYLLSNNRKAIRVRTVFGALVIQIAIGAFILYVPIGRDALLGMSNAVSKVIAYANEGISFVFGRLASGESVGFIFAIKVLPVIVFFSALISLLYYIGVMQWVIKLIGGGLQKVLGTSKAESMSAAANIFVGQTEAPLVVKPYISKMTESELFAIMCGGLASISGSVLAGYAGLGVPLTYLIAASFMAAPAGLLFAKMLYPQTEEFNDEIEEVELDKPANALEAIASGAGAGMSMALNIGAMLVAFIALIALVNGMLGGIGELFNRPDLSLGMILGWIFKPLAWVMGVPWSDAEVAGHMIGIKLTVNEFVGYSEFSTYLGANPPMELTDKTKAIITFALCGFANFGSIAVLIGGVGGMAPNRRGDIARLGIRAVIAGSLANLLSATIAGFFIGLSGVVLA; encoded by the coding sequence ATGGATGCATTTATTAGTATCTTAGGGATTTTTGTATTATTAGGCATAGCCTATCTCCTTTCCAATAATAGAAAAGCTATTCGTGTAAGAACGGTATTTGGTGCATTAGTAATTCAAATCGCTATTGGTGCATTTATTTTGTATGTACCTATTGGTCGAGATGCCCTTTTGGGTATGTCTAATGCAGTAAGTAAAGTTATTGCTTACGCAAATGAAGGTATTTCATTTGTTTTTGGTAGATTGGCATCGGGTGAAAGTGTTGGTTTTATTTTTGCTATTAAGGTGCTTCCAGTCATAGTTTTTTTCTCTGCATTGATTTCCTTGCTTTATTATATAGGTGTAATGCAATGGGTCATCAAATTAATTGGAGGTGGATTGCAAAAAGTCTTGGGAACATCAAAAGCAGAGTCTATGTCTGCTGCAGCTAATATTTTTGTTGGACAAACAGAAGCGCCATTGGTTGTAAAACCCTATATTAGCAAAATGACGGAATCAGAGCTTTTTGCTATTATGTGTGGAGGACTAGCATCCATTTCAGGTTCTGTTTTAGCTGGATACGCTGGATTAGGTGTACCTTTAACCTACCTAATCGCAGCCTCCTTTATGGCTGCGCCTGCAGGCTTATTATTTGCAAAAATGTTGTATCCTCAAACAGAAGAATTTAATGACGAAATAGAAGAGGTTGAATTAGATAAACCTGCTAATGCGCTTGAAGCTATTGCTTCTGGTGCCGGGGCTGGAATGAGTATGGCATTAAATATAGGGGCAATGTTGGTTGCATTTATCGCTTTAATTGCGCTTGTTAATGGTATGTTAGGTGGAATTGGAGAATTGTTTAATCGACCAGATCTTTCTTTAGGCATGATTTTGGGGTGGATTTTTAAACCATTAGCGTGGGTTATGGGAGTACCTTGGAGTGATGCTGAAGTTGCAGGGCATATGATTGGTATTAAATTAACTGTAAATGAATTTGTCGGTTACTCTGAATTCTCTACTTATTTAGGAGCAAATCCGCCAATGGAACTTACAGATAAAACAAAGGCTATAATTACTTTTGCTCTTTGTGGTTTTGCCAATTTTGGTTCTATTGCTGTATTAATTGGTGGTGTTGGCGGTATGGCGCCAAATCGTCGAGGAGATATTGCTAGATTGGGAATTAGAGCTGTTATTGCGGGGTCTTTGGCTAATTTATTAAGCGCAACTATTGCGGGGTTTTTTATTGGTTTAAGTGGAGTAGTTTTAGCTTAA
- a CDS encoding nucleoside hydrolase → MRKKIILDCDPGHDDAIAMLLAYGNPEIELLAVTTVVGNQTLEKVSRNALAIAEIAQMKNVPFAKGADRPIVREIEVAPSIHGESGLDGPKLPESNRTFNEKHAVELIIDLIMSHPEKTITLVPTGGLTNIALAARLEPKIIERVKEVVLMGGGYHTGNWSAVAEFNIKIDPEAAHIVFNAGWKVTMVGLDLTHQALATPDVVERIAKIDTKPAEFVVELLEFFGKMYKQAQGFNYPPVHDPCAVAYVIDPTLIETVSVPVNIELTGTHTLGMTVADFRYPPKLCNTKVATKLDKERFWNLIIDAIKRLN, encoded by the coding sequence ATGCGTAAAAAAATTATTTTAGATTGTGATCCTGGACATGATGATGCGATAGCTATGTTACTCGCTTATGGTAATCCAGAGATTGAACTACTTGCAGTCACTACTGTAGTAGGTAATCAAACATTAGAGAAAGTATCACGAAATGCTTTGGCAATTGCTGAAATTGCGCAAATGAAAAATGTTCCTTTTGCGAAGGGCGCAGACAGACCTATTGTTAGGGAAATTGAGGTTGCACCTAGTATTCATGGTGAATCAGGGTTAGACGGTCCAAAACTACCTGAATCTAATCGAACTTTCAATGAAAAGCATGCTGTGGAATTAATCATTGATCTTATTATGTCTCACCCAGAGAAAACAATTACTCTTGTCCCAACAGGAGGGTTGACGAATATTGCTTTAGCTGCAAGATTAGAACCGAAAATTATTGAGAGAGTAAAAGAAGTTGTATTAATGGGGGGAGGGTATCATACTGGAAATTGGAGTGCCGTAGCTGAGTTTAATATAAAAATTGATCCAGAAGCTGCGCATATTGTATTTAATGCTGGATGGAAAGTAACTATGGTTGGATTAGATTTAACACACCAAGCATTAGCCACCCCCGATGTTGTTGAGCGTATCGCGAAAATTGATACTAAGCCTGCTGAATTTGTTGTCGAATTACTTGAATTTTTTGGAAAAATGTATAAACAAGCCCAAGGCTTTAATTATCCTCCAGTTCATGATCCTTGTGCTGTAGCTTATGTTATTGATCCAACGTTAATAGAAACAGTAAGTGTACCAGTTAATATTGAATTAACTGGTACACATACCCTAGGAATGACAGTTGCTGATTTCCGTTATCCACCTAAGCTTTGCAATACGAAAGTAGCTACAAAGCTAGATAAAGAGAGATTTTGGAATTTAATTATTGATGCAATCAAACGATTAAATTAA
- the rmuC gene encoding DNA recombination protein RmuC: protein MSENLLLFSLLAVVIILILLLILRQQKYTHLHQELSKTTQDYNQLASKFDELSSIKNQFEQQTIKVQTENQGLQYRLTERDEQIHHLTQERQNLTEKLTALSQELTGLQTTLTEKEKYFSAQQQNFEQSKLQLSVEFQNLANRILDEKSRSFSQSNQTALETLLKPFREQIEGFQKRVNEIHSESVKGNAGLEAEIKKVLEIGLNMSQEASNLTSALKGEKKTLGNWGEVQLERALQLAGLEENVHYRAQAHFKDEQGGRNYPDFVLNLPDEKHLIIDSKMSLVAYENAVNSEDDFERERLLKEHISALKTHINDLHKKDYSNLIGMCSPNFVLMFIAVEPAYIEALKADPALFNYGYERNVIMVSHTTLMPILRTVANLWRIERGNAEAKEIAEKAGEIYNQICLVAERLNKLGNTLSTVSNQYNSTVTALVGQQGLVGKVERFKTLSAKANKTMPDVDLLNNQLDLARLNVLNQENLQ from the coding sequence ATGTCAGAAAATTTGTTACTTTTCAGCTTGTTAGCTGTTGTTATTATATTGATTTTATTACTTATTCTACGCCAGCAAAAATATACACATCTTCATCAAGAATTATCGAAAACGACTCAAGATTATAATCAGCTTGCCAGTAAATTTGATGAACTTAGTAGCATTAAAAACCAGTTTGAACAACAAACAATTAAAGTACAGACTGAAAATCAAGGACTGCAATATCGTTTAACTGAACGTGATGAACAAATACATCATCTCACACAAGAACGACAAAATTTGACTGAAAAATTGACCGCACTTTCTCAAGAATTAACGGGGTTACAAACAACCTTAACAGAGAAAGAAAAATATTTTTCCGCGCAACAACAGAACTTTGAACAATCTAAGCTGCAGTTGAGTGTGGAATTTCAAAACCTAGCAAATCGTATTTTGGATGAAAAAAGTCGATCATTTAGTCAATCAAATCAAACGGCATTGGAAACCTTGCTCAAGCCTTTCCGTGAGCAAATTGAAGGTTTCCAAAAACGCGTCAATGAAATTCACTCCGAATCCGTGAAAGGCAATGCAGGCTTGGAAGCGGAAATTAAAAAAGTGCTGGAAATTGGTCTGAATATGTCGCAAGAGGCGAGTAATTTAACTTCTGCGCTGAAAGGCGAAAAGAAAACGTTAGGCAACTGGGGCGAAGTGCAATTAGAACGAGCGTTGCAACTGGCAGGACTTGAAGAAAATGTACATTACCGCGCTCAAGCACATTTTAAAGATGAACAAGGTGGACGAAATTATCCTGATTTTGTGTTGAATTTACCTGATGAAAAACACTTAATTATCGACAGCAAAATGTCGCTCGTGGCTTACGAAAATGCGGTGAATTCTGAGGATGATTTTGAACGTGAGCGTTTACTAAAAGAACATATTTCCGCATTAAAAACCCATATTAACGATCTGCATAAAAAAGATTACAGCAATCTGATTGGCATGTGCAGCCCGAATTTTGTTCTTATGTTTATTGCGGTGGAACCTGCGTATATTGAGGCTTTAAAAGCTGATCCTGCCTTATTTAATTACGGTTATGAACGCAATGTAATTATGGTCTCTCACACTACGCTAATGCCGATTTTACGCACCGTGGCAAACCTCTGGCGTATCGAACGTGGTAATGCTGAAGCCAAAGAAATTGCTGAAAAAGCGGGCGAAATCTATAACCAAATTTGTTTGGTGGCAGAGCGTTTAAACAAACTCGGCAATACGCTTTCCACTGTCAGCAACCAATACAACAGCACCGTCACCGCACTTGTTGGCCAACAAGGTTTAGTTGGCAAAGTAGAACGATTTAAAACCCTTTCCGCAAAAGCCAATAAAACAATGCCCGATGTGGACTTATTGAATAATCAGCTGGATTTGGCTAGATTGAATGTCTTAAATCAAGAAAATCTTCAATAA
- a CDS encoding NAD(P)/FAD-dependent oxidoreductase, translating into MLNFAYQEHVRSYYFDSRNQDFQFPPLTQIEHADVCVIGAGFFGLSAALELAEKGKKVIVLEGARVGFGASGRSGGQAINGFEEGIDEYVKQVGEDKAHKLWNMSLETIDIIDERIEKYGIQCDWKKGYATLALNERRMDDLIEMEKEIHKNFGYQNMQLWDKAKLKQHLGSDIYVGGLFDSNSGHLHPLNYCLGLAKACVDLGVQIFEQSPVMDMVEKNGCVEVKTAKSAVISQDVILATNAYIDALPKSIHHGINRKILPVESFIIATEPLSQAVADSVINNGMSVCDNNLLLDYYRLSADNRLLFGSDSSSEKDMVAVMRKNMLCVFPQLENVKIDYGWAGPIDMTLNSTPHFGRISPHIYFAHGYSGHGVALTGLAGRIVAEAILGDDERLSIFEGLKVPSVYGGRIIKDLATKIGVQYYKFLDKYR; encoded by the coding sequence ATGCTTAATTTTGCCTATCAAGAACACGTTCGCTCTTATTATTTCGACTCTCGTAACCAAGATTTTCAATTCCCACCGCTCACTCAAATTGAACATGCTGATGTATGTGTGATCGGAGCTGGATTTTTTGGTTTATCTGCAGCATTAGAACTGGCGGAGAAAGGAAAAAAAGTCATTGTCTTAGAGGGCGCAAGAGTAGGATTTGGTGCTTCTGGTCGCAGTGGTGGGCAGGCAATTAATGGCTTTGAAGAAGGCATTGATGAATACGTTAAACAAGTTGGCGAAGATAAAGCACATAAACTTTGGAATATGTCATTAGAGACCATTGATATTATTGATGAACGTATTGAAAAATATGGCATTCAGTGCGACTGGAAAAAAGGCTATGCCACATTAGCATTAAATGAACGCCGAATGGATGACTTAATTGAAATGGAAAAAGAAATTCATAAAAATTTTGGCTATCAGAATATGCAACTTTGGGATAAGGCGAAATTAAAACAGCACTTAGGCAGTGATATTTATGTGGGGGGGCTATTTGATAGTAATTCAGGGCATTTGCATCCACTTAATTATTGTTTAGGTTTAGCGAAAGCTTGTGTCGATCTGGGTGTTCAAATTTTTGAACAATCTCCTGTAATGGATATGGTTGAGAAAAATGGTTGCGTTGAGGTTAAAACAGCTAAAAGTGCGGTTATTTCTCAAGACGTTATTTTAGCCACCAATGCTTATATTGATGCGCTCCCGAAATCTATTCATCACGGAATTAATCGTAAAATATTACCTGTGGAAAGTTTTATTATCGCCACAGAGCCGTTAAGCCAAGCGGTTGCTGATTCTGTCATTAATAATGGCATGTCAGTGTGCGATAACAATTTATTATTAGACTATTATCGTTTAAGTGCTGACAATCGCTTGCTTTTTGGTAGTGATTCTAGCTCAGAAAAAGATATGGTCGCGGTTATGCGGAAAAATATGTTGTGTGTATTCCCGCAACTTGAAAATGTAAAAATCGATTATGGCTGGGCTGGCCCGATTGATATGACCTTAAACTCAACGCCACATTTTGGTCGTATTTCTCCGCATATTTATTTTGCTCATGGTTATTCTGGTCACGGTGTTGCTTTGACTGGTCTTGCAGGGCGAATTGTAGCTGAGGCGATTTTGGGTGACGATGAACGTTTATCTATTTTTGAAGGACTGAAAGTCCCTTCTGTTTATGGTGGTCGAATTATCAAAGATCTTGCGACAAAGATTGGTGTGCAGTATTACAAGTTTTTAGATAAATACCGTTAA
- a CDS encoding extracellular solute-binding protein, with amino-acid sequence MKKFFAHSLKNLFLSTTALFAASAFANNKLYVYNWTDYVPSDLVAQFSKETGIEVIYSTFESNEEMYAKLKLTQNTGSSYDLVFPSSYYVSKMIKEKMLQPIDQSKLTNIHQIPKHLLNKEFDLENKYSLPYVYGLTGIEVNADEIDPKTITSWADLWKPEFKGKVLMTSDAREVFHVALLLDGKSPNTTNEEDIKTAYERLEKLLPNVATFNSDSPEVPYVQGEVAIGMIWNGSAYLAQKENQSLQFVYPKEGAIFWMDNYAIPNSAQNVEGAHKFIDFLLRPENAKIVIERMGFSMPNNGAKTLLSAEVANDPKLFPPAEEVEKGIMQGDVGEAVDIYEKYWSKLKTN; translated from the coding sequence TTGAAAAAATTCTTTGCTCACTCACTCAAAAATCTTTTCCTTTCCACCACCGCACTTTTCGCGGCTTCCGCTTTTGCTAATAACAAACTTTACGTCTATAACTGGACAGACTATGTGCCTTCTGATTTAGTCGCACAGTTCTCTAAAGAAACTGGCATCGAGGTAATTTATTCTACCTTTGAAAGCAACGAAGAAATGTATGCGAAACTTAAACTTACTCAGAATACTGGTTCTAGCTATGATTTGGTGTTTCCATCAAGTTACTACGTAAGTAAAATGATTAAGGAAAAGATGCTTCAACCGATTGATCAAAGTAAATTGACCAATATTCATCAAATCCCTAAACATTTATTAAATAAAGAATTCGACCTAGAAAATAAATATTCATTACCTTACGTTTACGGCTTAACAGGTATTGAAGTTAATGCGGATGAGATTGATCCTAAAACCATCACTAGCTGGGCGGATTTATGGAAACCTGAATTTAAAGGCAAAGTTCTCATGACCAGTGATGCGCGTGAAGTGTTTCACGTAGCATTATTGCTGGATGGTAAATCGCCAAATACCACCAATGAAGAAGACATCAAAACAGCTTATGAGCGTTTAGAAAAACTGTTACCAAATGTAGCGACTTTTAACTCTGATTCTCCTGAAGTCCCTTACGTACAAGGCGAAGTTGCAATTGGTATGATTTGGAATGGTTCTGCTTATTTAGCGCAGAAAGAAAATCAATCTCTTCAATTTGTTTATCCAAAAGAAGGGGCTATTTTCTGGATGGATAATTATGCTATTCCGAATTCCGCTCAAAACGTGGAAGGGGCACATAAGTTCATCGACTTTTTACTTCGCCCTGAAAATGCAAAAATTGTTATCGAACGCATGGGCTTTTCTATGCCAAATAATGGGGCGAAAACATTGCTAAGCGCGGAAGTTGCTAATGATCCAAAATTATTTCCACCAGCGGAAGAAGTGGAAAAAGGAATTATGCAAGGCGATGTAGGAGAAGCGGTCGATATTTATGAAAAATATTGGAGTAAATTAAAAACTAATTAG
- the hslU gene encoding HslU--HslV peptidase ATPase subunit codes for MSEMTPREIVSELDQHIIGQADAKRAVAIALRNRWRRMQLQEPLRHEVTPKNILMIGPTGVGKTEIARRLAKLANAPFIKVEATKFTEVGYVGKEVDSIIRDLTDSAMKLVRQQEIAKNRARAEDAAEERILDALLPPAKNQWGEVESHDNHSSTRQAFRKKLREGQLDDKEIEIDVSAGVSMGVEIMAPPGMEEMTNQLQSLFQNLGSDKTKKRKMKIKDGLKALIDDEAAKLINPEELKQKAIDAVEQNGIVFIDEIDKICKKGEYSGADVSREGVQRDLLPLVEGSTVSTKHGMVKTDHILFIASGAFQVARPSDLIPELQGRLPIRVELTALSAADFERILTEPHASLTEQYKALMATEGVNIEFTTEAVKKIAEAAFRVNEKTENIGARRLHTVMERLMDKISFSASDMNGQTVNIDAAYVADALGEVVENEDLSRFIL; via the coding sequence ATGTCTGAAATGACTCCTCGTGAAATAGTTTCTGAATTAGATCAACATATTATTGGTCAAGCCGATGCAAAGCGTGCAGTGGCGATTGCGCTGCGTAATCGCTGGCGTCGTATGCAGCTTCAAGAACCTCTGCGTCACGAAGTAACCCCAAAAAATATCCTGATGATTGGCCCAACTGGTGTGGGTAAAACTGAAATTGCGCGCCGTTTGGCAAAATTAGCTAATGCACCATTTATCAAAGTAGAAGCAACGAAATTTACCGAAGTGGGTTACGTGGGGAAAGAGGTGGATTCCATTATTCGTGATTTAACGGATAGTGCGATGAAGCTTGTTCGCCAGCAGGAAATTGCGAAGAACAGAGCAAGAGCTGAAGACGCGGCCGAAGAGCGTATTTTGGATGCTTTACTTCCTCCAGCAAAAAATCAGTGGGGCGAAGTTGAAAGCCATGATAATCACAGCAGTACTCGCCAAGCGTTCCGCAAAAAATTACGTGAAGGTCAATTAGATGATAAAGAAATTGAAATTGATGTGTCTGCTGGCGTGTCTATGGGGGTTGAAATTATGGCTCCTCCAGGCATGGAAGAAATGACAAATCAACTGCAATCATTGTTCCAAAATTTGGGTTCAGACAAAACGAAAAAACGCAAAATGAAAATTAAAGATGGGTTGAAAGCGTTGATTGATGATGAAGCCGCGAAATTAATTAACCCTGAAGAACTTAAACAAAAAGCGATTGATGCGGTAGAACAAAATGGTATTGTCTTTATCGATGAAATCGACAAAATTTGTAAGAAAGGTGAATATAGCGGTGCAGATGTATCGCGCGAAGGTGTGCAACGTGATTTACTTCCGCTAGTAGAAGGCTCGACTGTTAGTACCAAACACGGAATGGTTAAAACTGATCATATCTTATTTATTGCATCGGGTGCATTCCAAGTTGCTCGTCCTTCAGATTTAATCCCTGAACTACAAGGGCGCTTGCCGATTCGTGTTGAACTTACCGCATTAAGTGCGGCGGATTTTGAGCGCATTTTAACAGAACCTCACGCCTCTTTAACCGAACAATATAAAGCGTTGATGGCAACAGAAGGGGTGAATATTGAATTTACAACAGAGGCGGTTAAGAAAATTGCTGAGGCTGCATTCCGAGTGAATGAAAAAACGGAAAATATCGGTGCACGCCGTTTGCATACGGTAATGGAGCGTTTAATGGATAAAATTTCTTTCAGTGCAAGCGATATGAATGGTCAAACGGTCAATATTGATGCGGCTTATGTTGCGGATGCACTTGGCGAAGTGGTTGAAAATGAAGATTTGAGTCGTTTTATTCTTTAA
- the hslV gene encoding ATP-dependent protease subunit HslV, translating into MTTIVSVRRNGQVVVGGDGQVSLGNTVMKGNARKVRRLYNGKVLAGFAGGTADAFTLFELFERKLEMHQGHLLKSAVELAKDWRTDRALRKLEAMLIVADEKESLIITGIGDVVQPEEDQILAIGSGGNYALSAARALVENTELSAREIVEKSLKIAGDICVFTNTNFTIEELPN; encoded by the coding sequence ATGACAACGATTGTAAGCGTACGTCGCAATGGGCAAGTCGTCGTAGGCGGTGATGGACAAGTTTCTTTAGGCAATACCGTAATGAAAGGTAATGCTCGTAAAGTACGCCGTTTATATAATGGTAAGGTACTTGCTGGTTTTGCGGGTGGAACGGCAGATGCATTTACACTTTTTGAATTATTTGAACGTAAACTTGAAATGCATCAAGGGCATTTGCTAAAAAGTGCGGTGGAATTAGCGAAAGATTGGCGTACAGATCGCGCACTTCGTAAGTTAGAAGCGATGTTAATTGTGGCGGATGAAAAAGAAAGTTTAATCATCACGGGTATTGGCGATGTGGTTCAGCCCGAAGAAGATCAAATTTTAGCAATCGGATCGGGTGGTAACTATGCGTTGTCTGCAGCACGTGCATTGGTGGAAAATACCGAACTTTCTGCACGTGAAATTGTTGAAAAATCTTTGAAAATTGCGGGTGATATTTGCGTGTTCACAAATACCAATTTCACTATTGAAGAATTACCGAATTAA
- the aphA gene encoding acid phosphatase AphA, with protein sequence MKNVMKLSVIALLTAAAVPAMAGKTEPYTQSGTNAREMLQEQAIHWISVDQIKQSLEGKAPINVSFDIDDTVLFSSPCFYHGQQKFSPGKHDYLKNQDFWNEVNAGCDKYSIPKQIAIDLINMHQARGDQVYFFTGRTAGKVDGVTLILEKTFNIKNMHPVEFMGSRERTTKYNKTPAIISHKVSIHYGDSDDDVLAAKEAGVRGIRLMRAANSTYQPMPTLGGYGEEVLINSSY encoded by the coding sequence ATGAAAAACGTCATGAAATTATCTGTAATCGCACTTTTAACTGCAGCTGCAGTTCCAGCGATGGCAGGCAAAACAGAACCTTATACTCAATCTGGCACTAATGCTCGTGAAATGTTACAAGAGCAAGCAATTCATTGGATTAGTGTTGATCAAATCAAACAAAGTTTAGAAGGTAAAGCACCAATTAATGTAAGCTTTGATATTGATGATACCGTGCTTTTCAGTAGCCCTTGCTTTTACCACGGACAACAAAAATTCTCACCAGGTAAACACGATTATTTGAAAAACCAAGATTTCTGGAATGAAGTAAATGCAGGTTGCGATAAATATTCTATTCCAAAACAAATTGCCATAGATTTAATTAATATGCACCAAGCACGTGGCGACCAAGTTTACTTTTTCACTGGCCGTACCGCTGGCAAAGTGGATGGTGTAACACTAATTTTAGAAAAAACGTTCAATATTAAGAATATGCACCCAGTTGAATTTATGGGCAGCCGTGAACGTACAACAAAATATAACAAAACGCCTGCAATCATTTCACATAAAGTTAGTATTCACTATGGCGATAGCGATGATGATGTGCTAGCAGCTAAAGAAGCGGGTGTTCGTGGTATTCGTTTAATGCGTGCCGCAAACTCTACTTATCAACCAATGCCAACTTTAGGCGGCTATGGCGAAGAAGTGTTAATCAATTCAAGCTATTAA
- the luxS gene encoding S-ribosylhomocysteine lyase has protein sequence MPLLDSFKVDHTKMNAPAVRIAKTMRTPKGDNITVFDLRFCIPNKEILSPKGIHTLEHLFAGFMRDHLNGDSIEIIDISPMGCRTGFYMSLIGTPNEQEVSEAWLASMQDVLGVQDQASIPELNIYQCGSYTEHSLEDAHEIAKNVIARGIGVNKNEDLSLDNSLLK, from the coding sequence ATGCCATTACTTGATAGTTTTAAAGTGGATCACACAAAAATGAACGCACCTGCAGTACGCATTGCAAAAACGATGCGCACGCCAAAAGGCGATAATATTACTGTTTTTGATTTACGTTTTTGTATTCCAAACAAAGAAATTCTTTCCCCAAAAGGCATTCATACACTTGAACATTTGTTTGCTGGATTTATGCGCGATCACTTAAATGGCGATAGCATAGAAATTATTGATATTTCTCCGATGGGATGTCGCACGGGATTTTATATGTCTTTGATTGGCACACCAAATGAACAGGAAGTATCTGAGGCTTGGTTAGCTTCAATGCAAGATGTTTTAGGTGTACAAGATCAAGCTTCTATTCCCGAATTAAATATCTATCAATGCGGAAGCTATACGGAACATTCCTTAGAAGATGCACACGAAATTGCCAAAAATGTTATCGCACGCGGTATAGGTGTAAATAAAAATGAAGATTTGTCACTCGATAATTCCTTATTAAAATAG
- a CDS encoding YqaA family protein, with product MDIFSFFSADFWQANSLCFMFISAFLSATVLPGNSEVIFVALAVPKLMLGSLFNADILALILIATAGNSLGSLTTYGIGRWMPKFDPKNYRTLWAINQLRRYGAIALLLSWLPVVGDLFCAIAGWLRLNFVTSSLFIFLGKMVRYVALLFLSTPFLL from the coding sequence ATGGATATTTTTTCATTTTTTAGTGCTGATTTTTGGCAGGCTAATAGCTTATGCTTTATGTTTATCAGTGCGTTTTTGAGTGCCACAGTATTACCAGGTAATTCAGAAGTTATATTTGTTGCACTTGCTGTACCTAAATTAATGTTAGGTTCTTTATTTAACGCAGATATATTAGCTCTAATATTGATTGCAACCGCTGGAAATAGCTTAGGAAGTTTAACCACTTACGGAATTGGACGATGGATGCCAAAATTCGATCCCAAAAATTACCGCACTTTATGGGCAATAAATCAGCTACGGCGTTATGGGGCGATTGCTTTACTTTTGAGCTGGCTGCCTGTAGTTGGCGATTTATTTTGTGCCATAGCTGGTTGGTTAAGATTAAATTTTGTAACGAGTAGTCTCTTTATCTTTCTGGGAAAAATGGTTCGTTATGTTGCGTTATTGTTTTTGAGTACACCATTCTTATTATAA
- a CDS encoding beta-phosphoglucomutase family hydrolase, whose protein sequence is MLDYEIFNPYEGLIFDMDGTLIDTMPVHAQAWTMVGKKFGYEFDFQIMYNFGGATVRTIAGEMMKAANMPLDRIEDVLAAKRELSYQLIPTQSKLLPTFEIVKSFHQKKPIALGSGSHRKIIDMLMDKLAIAPYFNAIVSADDVKEHKPHPETFLRCAELIQANPSRCIVFEDADLGVQAGLSAGMDVFDVRTREIISPR, encoded by the coding sequence ATGTTAGATTACGAGATCTTCAATCCATATGAAGGATTGATTTTTGATATGGATGGAACTTTAATTGATACCATGCCCGTGCATGCGCAGGCTTGGACAATGGTGGGAAAGAAATTTGGCTATGAATTTGATTTTCAAATTATGTATAACTTCGGCGGGGCGACGGTTCGAACTATCGCGGGGGAAATGATGAAAGCGGCGAATATGCCATTGGATAGAATTGAGGATGTGCTGGCTGCAAAACGTGAGTTGTCTTATCAACTTATTCCGACTCAATCAAAGTTATTGCCAACCTTTGAAATTGTTAAATCCTTCCATCAGAAAAAGCCGATTGCTTTAGGTTCTGGCTCACACCGTAAAATTATTGATATGTTGATGGATAAACTGGCTATCGCACCTTACTTTAATGCCATTGTCAGTGCAGATGATGTAAAAGAACATAAACCACATCCAGAAACTTTTTTACGCTGTGCGGAGTTAATTCAAGCAAATCCAAGTCGTTGTATCGTATTTGAAGATGCGGATTTAGGCGTGCAAGCAGGATTAAGTGCGGGAATGGATGTGTTTGATGTTCGCACACGAGAAATTATTTCGCCAAGATAA
- a CDS encoding PRD domain-containing protein, with protein sequence MRLFKQLERWKIRKQINQSIIDVIFRLRNRLAHYWQADVNTPQVDFMLLHIACSLGRIERGGCVSSLYSEMLEEMQSAVIFPQVLAIHQDLLKLMPFSIPEAEQTYFLANIHSLVLEQKQLKPLK encoded by the coding sequence ATGCGGTTATTTAAGCAACTAGAACGTTGGAAAATTCGCAAGCAAATAAATCAATCTATTATTGATGTGATATTTCGTTTACGAAATCGATTAGCTCATTACTGGCAAGCTGATGTGAATACGCCTCAAGTGGATTTTATGCTGCTACACATTGCTTGCAGCTTAGGTCGAATAGAACGAGGAGGTTGTGTTTCTTCGCTTTATTCAGAAATGCTCGAAGAAATGCAAAGTGCGGTCATTTTTCCACAAGTTTTAGCTATTCATCAAGATTTACTCAAGTTAATGCCATTTTCCATTCCTGAAGCAGAACAAACTTATTTTTTAGCGAACATTCATTCTTTGGTTCTTGAACAGAAGCAATTAAAGCCTTTGAAATGA